The genome window CATAGTTTTCGGGTATAAGAACACACATGGTGATATTGAAACTGAATGTGCAATTTTCAAAGGAACCTATCATTGAGTTCATATGAGCTAGCCAATATTGCTGCCTGTGTTATGATGGAATTGGACGTTACCTTCTTCGTGAAACCAGAAGTCTGGATAGTACTGAAGGAGTTGTCATGGGGAGATCGCTTTGAACACGATCTTTCTGAGAAAATTGAGAAAGAACTCGATAGCAGTAGCCTGCCCTTCGGTGAGTTGGCGGACAGCCTTGTAGAATCCGAATTATGCTATCGATTCGAAGGCGGTGAAGGTAATCCGTATCTAACACTAACTGACAAGGGTTGGAAAGTAACAGAGAAGCTACTGGCAATCGAAGACATCTTGAAAGATTGGACATAATACGCGGCATCCAAAACAGTAGGATATGTTATCCTATTACTCAGTGGGGGTTCTCGACGTTCATGGCTTCATCATATTCAAATGGAATGCATGAATCTCTCCCATGCGGTAATGAAATCACATCATGAGGTAACCAAATGTGCTACTGAATCATCTCTCGTCCTTGCAGTGCCCAAAGTGCCAAGGCAAGTTGAATCTCTCAGACACATCAAATATCTCAAACCGAATACCCCAGAATACGCTCTACTGTGACAATGGGCATTGCTGGCAAATCAAGGATGGAATTGTTTCACTCAACTATCCGAAATTCCTTCGCAGAAAAGAAACAGATGTGCGAGGGAAAATGCTTCGAGGGCTCTCAGAGGAAAAAGATTCTCTCAACTTGAGTCTAGAAGATATCATGAAACCTGTAAAGGCATTTATACCGGCTCATGGCGGAATCCGCATTCTTGAACTCTCTGCAGGAGGATTTACGAGCTACCTTTTACTCAAGGATAAACTCAGTAATCTCCAGGGTACATTGGAATTACATGCATTGGATTCAAACTCGGAACGACTGAATCACACAATGCACAAAATATACGAGGGAGATATCCCAGTAACAGGTATACATGGAAATGAAACTCACGCGCCATACCCTTCGGAGTGGTTTGATCTTGTCTTTCAAATCGGGCAACTGAGTACATTCAGGAGTAAGGAGACAATTTTGAAGGAGATGTTGCGCCTTGTTGCTCCAAGTGGTTCAGCAGTTGTTCTTGATTGGGGTATGTCGCCAAAAATCAGAGATAAGGGGAATAGCGAAGGACTGCTGAAGAATCTTCAGCCCCTCGCCAATAGACCTCCCCTAGAGTCACTACCTAACGAAGTAGATAGCGCGGAGATAGAGTACGTGGCGCGAGATTTGATGTTCTGTATCCGGATGCAGAAGTAATCGGTGAGCACCCGGACACAACAGAAGCCTACGTTGGTTCCCAACTCAGAACTTCTTCACGGGTCAAATCATCGCTATGCTCATGATTAGATTGATTCTGTGAGTCTTTGTGATTCATAATATC of Candidatus Thorarchaeota archaeon contains these proteins:
- a CDS encoding class I SAM-dependent methyltransferase encodes the protein MLLNHLSSLQCPKCQGKLNLSDTSNISNRIPQNTLYCDNGHCWQIKDGIVSLNYPKFLRRKETDVRGKMLRGLSEEKDSLNLSLEDIMKPVKAFIPAHGGIRILELSAGGFTSYLLLKDKLSNLQGTLELHALDSNSERLNHTMHKIYEGDIPVTGIHGNETHAPYPSEWFDLVFQIGQLSTFRSKETILKEMLRLVAPSGSAVVLDWGMSPKIRDKGNSEGLLKNLQPLANRPPLESLPNEVDSAEIEYVARDLMFCIRMQK